One part of the Micrococcus sp. 2A genome encodes these proteins:
- a CDS encoding alpha/beta fold hydrolase, producing MASSCRRRPRRHRSRARGAVPLAQRLVRRGVKGTVRGSVAIAAPMARWSPVVGSVALSGAFVVAGASSALAGVFARTVVTPVRQHAESTAILAVVDGEDGPEVILPADEYTTVPGTYSLTFDGGAGCARIGAITSFDPRDGTVQRVVEEVYAGELRAAVKGRFTAFVYPTPADAGLEAAEVLVPVPNGCAPAWRVDPEADQDARSGEGLWAVMVHGRGARRNEGIRAVPTAQRLGMTSLLISYRNDGDAPDAPDARYGLGTTEWEDVEAAIRYAMEQGAEDVVLFGWSMGGAVALQCVDRSALAPHVRAVVLTGPVVDWMDVLEHQAKLNRIPEAIGLLGQWLLSNRAGRFVTGLAAPVDLKAMDWVTRAEQVRVPTLILHSEDDEYVPVGPSMDLAERNPELVRFVRFQRARHTREQNVDPKKWDTTVRGWLRAVLGASRPGTRRV from the coding sequence ATGGCCTCCTCCTGCCGCCGTCGCCCCCGCCGCCACCGGTCCCGCGCTCGCGGAGCCGTGCCCCTCGCGCAGCGCCTGGTGCGCCGAGGGGTGAAGGGCACCGTGCGCGGCTCCGTGGCGATCGCCGCGCCCATGGCGCGCTGGTCCCCGGTGGTGGGCAGCGTGGCCCTCTCCGGGGCGTTCGTCGTGGCCGGGGCCAGCTCCGCGCTCGCGGGCGTCTTCGCCCGCACGGTGGTGACGCCCGTCCGCCAGCACGCGGAGTCGACGGCGATCCTGGCCGTCGTGGACGGGGAGGACGGGCCCGAGGTCATCCTGCCGGCCGACGAGTACACCACCGTCCCCGGCACCTACTCGCTGACCTTCGACGGCGGCGCCGGCTGCGCGCGGATCGGTGCCATCACCTCGTTCGACCCGCGCGACGGCACGGTGCAGCGCGTCGTGGAGGAGGTCTACGCCGGCGAGCTGCGGGCCGCCGTGAAGGGGCGCTTCACCGCGTTCGTGTACCCCACCCCGGCCGACGCCGGACTCGAGGCCGCCGAGGTGCTCGTCCCCGTGCCGAACGGCTGCGCCCCGGCCTGGCGCGTGGACCCGGAGGCGGATCAGGACGCCCGGTCCGGCGAGGGGCTGTGGGCCGTGATGGTGCACGGCCGGGGCGCCCGCCGCAACGAGGGCATCCGCGCGGTGCCCACGGCGCAGCGACTCGGCATGACATCCCTGCTGATCTCCTACCGCAACGACGGCGACGCCCCCGACGCCCCGGACGCGCGCTACGGGCTCGGCACCACGGAGTGGGAGGACGTGGAGGCCGCCATCCGGTACGCGATGGAGCAGGGGGCCGAGGACGTCGTGCTGTTCGGCTGGTCGATGGGCGGGGCGGTGGCGCTGCAGTGTGTGGACCGCTCCGCGCTGGCCCCTCATGTGCGGGCCGTGGTGCTCACCGGCCCGGTGGTCGACTGGATGGACGTGCTCGAGCACCAGGCCAAGCTCAACCGCATCCCGGAGGCGATCGGCCTGCTGGGCCAGTGGCTGCTCTCCAATCGGGCCGGCCGGTTCGTCACCGGCCTCGCGGCCCCCGTGGACCTGAAGGCGATGGACTGGGTGACCCGCGCCGAGCAGGTGCGGGTGCCCACCTTGATCCTGCACTCCGAGGACGACGAGTACGTGCCCGTGGGCCCGTCCATGGACCTGGCCGAGCGCAACCCCGAGCTCGTGCGGTTCGTGCGGTTCCAGCGCGCCCGCCACACGCGCGAGCAGAACGTGGACCCCAAGAAGTGGGACACCACCGTGCGCGGCTGGCTGCGCGCGGTGCTCGGCGCGAGCCGGCCCGGCACCCGCCGCGTATGA
- the msrB gene encoding peptide-methionine (R)-S-oxide reductase MsrB has product MSTHETASPDTPPHAAPPGTPHTAALTEQEWARRLTPEEFQVLRRAGTERPYTGEYWDSHVQGVYACRACGAELFRSDEKFDSHCGWPSFFAPLAEDRVEYIKDETLGMQRIEVRCAGCGSHMGHVFQGEGYGTPTDLRYCINSISLRLSPSDVPSADASDTPGGAA; this is encoded by the coding sequence ATGAGCACCCACGAGACCGCATCCCCGGACACCCCTCCCCACGCCGCCCCGCCCGGGACGCCGCACACCGCGGCCCTCACCGAGCAGGAGTGGGCGCGCCGCCTCACCCCGGAGGAGTTCCAGGTCCTGCGCCGCGCCGGCACGGAGCGCCCCTACACGGGCGAGTACTGGGACTCCCACGTGCAGGGCGTGTACGCGTGCCGCGCGTGCGGGGCGGAGCTGTTCCGCTCGGACGAGAAGTTCGACTCCCACTGCGGCTGGCCCTCCTTCTTCGCACCCCTGGCCGAGGACCGCGTGGAGTACATCAAGGACGAGACCCTCGGCATGCAGCGGATCGAGGTGCGCTGCGCCGGGTGCGGCTCCCACATGGGCCACGTGTTCCAGGGCGAGGGCTACGGCACGCCCACGGACCTGCGCTACTGCATCAACTCGATCTCGCTGCGCCTCAGCCCGTCCGACGTGCCCTCCGCCGACGCGTCCGACACGCCGGGCGGCGCGGCGTGA
- a CDS encoding beta-eliminating lyase-related protein — protein MSAPGAPTSPADLRAFASDNYAGVHPDVWAAMLDADAGHARAYGEDPVTAALQERVRATFGERAFALPVFNGTGANVVALRALTPPWGAVVCASHAHIATDEGGAPVQVGGLSLLPVPTGDDGKLTPALLTPVLGSFGFVHAVQPAVVEIAQATEVGTVYSAQEVRALADAAHAAGLSVYMDGARLCNAAAALGVPLREFTTDAGVDAVSFGGTKNGALGAEAVVVLNPDAVATAAMITDRDVPGRERDADSAAQMSLGYLRKSSMQLASKQRYLSAQLLALLTDDLGVRLADHANAMARLLAERVSALEGVELSRQPEANAVFAVLDPAAADAVRARYPFYDWNPATGEVRWMTSWDTSREDVAGFTDALGQALAARR, from the coding sequence GTGAGCGCCCCGGGGGCGCCGACGTCGCCCGCCGACCTGCGCGCCTTCGCCTCCGACAACTACGCGGGCGTCCATCCGGACGTGTGGGCCGCCATGCTGGACGCGGACGCGGGCCACGCGCGGGCCTACGGCGAGGACCCCGTGACGGCGGCGCTGCAGGAGCGCGTCCGCGCGACCTTCGGCGAGCGGGCCTTCGCGCTGCCGGTGTTCAACGGCACGGGCGCGAACGTCGTCGCACTGCGGGCCCTGACGCCCCCGTGGGGAGCGGTGGTGTGCGCTAGCCACGCGCACATCGCCACGGACGAGGGCGGCGCCCCCGTGCAGGTCGGCGGGCTCTCCCTGCTCCCGGTCCCCACGGGCGACGACGGCAAGCTCACCCCTGCGCTCCTCACGCCCGTGCTGGGCTCCTTCGGATTCGTCCACGCGGTGCAGCCGGCCGTGGTGGAGATCGCCCAGGCCACCGAGGTCGGCACCGTGTACTCGGCGCAGGAGGTGCGGGCGCTCGCCGACGCCGCCCACGCCGCCGGGCTGAGCGTCTACATGGACGGCGCCCGCCTGTGCAACGCGGCCGCCGCCCTGGGTGTGCCCCTGCGGGAGTTCACCACCGACGCCGGCGTGGACGCGGTCTCCTTCGGCGGCACGAAGAACGGTGCGCTGGGCGCGGAGGCCGTGGTCGTGCTGAACCCGGATGCCGTGGCCACCGCGGCCATGATCACCGACCGCGACGTGCCGGGCCGCGAGCGCGACGCGGACTCCGCGGCGCAGATGTCCCTGGGGTACCTGCGCAAGTCCTCGATGCAGCTGGCCTCGAAGCAGCGCTACCTCTCCGCGCAGCTGCTGGCCCTGCTCACCGACGACCTCGGCGTGCGCCTGGCGGACCACGCCAACGCCATGGCCCGCCTGCTGGCCGAGCGCGTGTCCGCGCTCGAGGGGGTGGAGCTCTCCCGTCAGCCCGAGGCCAACGCGGTGTTCGCCGTCCTGGACCCGGCCGCCGCCGACGCGGTGCGCGCCCGTTACCCGTTCTACGACTGGAACCCCGCCACCGGCGAGGTGCGCTGGATGACGTCGTGGGACACCTCCCGGGAGGACGTCGCCGGGTTCACGGACGCGCTCGGCCAGGCCCTGGCGGCCCGGCGCTGA
- a CDS encoding DUF3000 domain-containing protein gives MTVTGAPHAARAEVPAEFRRALAELRDARPRTPVRLREIPAPPGLAPHAVALAADVCEDVTAEDPAGPVLATGRFVLLHDPAGSPQWRGRFRAVTYIRASLEPDVATDHLAGAVAWTWLVEALETRHAEHTEAGGVATRQLAESFGTLAGEPDVTDIELRASWTPSGRDLGAHLEAWSDMICAFAGLPPESAALPHPTH, from the coding sequence ATGACCGTCACCGGGGCGCCCCACGCCGCGCGCGCCGAGGTGCCCGCGGAGTTCCGCCGGGCGCTCGCCGAACTGCGCGACGCCCGGCCCCGCACCCCCGTGCGCCTGCGCGAGATCCCGGCCCCGCCCGGTCTCGCCCCGCACGCCGTGGCCCTGGCCGCGGACGTGTGCGAGGACGTCACCGCGGAGGACCCGGCCGGCCCCGTGCTGGCCACGGGCCGCTTCGTGCTCCTGCACGATCCGGCCGGCTCGCCGCAGTGGCGGGGCCGGTTCCGCGCGGTCACGTACATCCGGGCGAGCCTGGAGCCCGACGTCGCCACGGACCACCTCGCCGGCGCCGTCGCCTGGACCTGGCTCGTGGAGGCCCTGGAGACCCGGCACGCCGAGCACACCGAGGCCGGAGGCGTGGCCACGCGCCAGCTCGCGGAGAGCTTCGGCACCCTGGCCGGTGAGCCGGACGTGACGGACATCGAGCTGCGTGCCTCCTGGACCCCGAGCGGGCGAGACCTCGGGGCGCACCTGGAGGCGTGGTCGGACATGATCTGCGCCTTCGCCGGCCTGCCGCCCGAGTCCGCCGCTCTCCCCCACCCCACCCACTGA
- a CDS encoding ribonuclease D, with product MTQAASAPGQPSPDEAAGEAPAPRLITEPEGGTPHVTDTPAGLEACARAIAAGTGPVAVDAERASGIRYGQRAMLVQLKRAGAGIWLVDPEAFDGLGPLAEALSGVEWVLHAASQDLPCLAEQGLRPDALFDTELAARLAGLPRVGLAAVLEAMLGVTLAKEHSAADWSTRPLPEGWLAYAALDVELLVPLRDALAALLEEQGKTEWARQEFEAARLAPPPAPRTDPWRRTSGSHSLRRPAQLAVLRRLWEAREELARHRDVAPGRLIPDRSLVAAATAQPRTVPALRDTSGFHGRSASREAPRWIAAIRAGLEDAADGAAPPLHVRGGDAPPPPRAWRDRDPLADRRLKTAKARVARRAEQLDMPTENLLTPDTLRRICWEPPTPLTPESVEDALRERGARPWQVENVAAVLTVALLDPDPVED from the coding sequence ATGACCCAGGCCGCGTCCGCACCGGGACAGCCGTCCCCCGACGAGGCCGCCGGGGAGGCCCCCGCGCCCCGGCTCATCACCGAGCCCGAGGGCGGGACCCCGCATGTGACCGACACCCCCGCCGGGCTCGAGGCCTGCGCCCGCGCCATCGCGGCGGGCACCGGACCGGTGGCCGTGGACGCCGAGCGCGCCTCCGGCATCCGCTACGGCCAGCGCGCGATGCTCGTGCAGCTCAAGCGCGCGGGCGCGGGCATCTGGCTCGTGGACCCGGAGGCCTTCGACGGCCTGGGGCCGCTGGCCGAGGCCCTGAGCGGGGTCGAGTGGGTCCTCCACGCGGCCAGCCAGGACCTGCCCTGCCTGGCCGAGCAGGGGCTGCGCCCGGACGCCCTGTTCGACACGGAGCTGGCCGCCCGCCTGGCCGGGCTGCCCCGCGTGGGCCTGGCCGCCGTCCTGGAGGCGATGCTCGGGGTCACCCTGGCCAAGGAGCACTCGGCGGCGGACTGGTCCACCCGGCCGCTGCCCGAGGGCTGGCTGGCCTACGCGGCCCTCGACGTCGAGCTGCTCGTGCCGCTGAGGGACGCGCTCGCCGCGCTGCTGGAGGAGCAGGGCAAGACGGAGTGGGCGCGCCAGGAGTTCGAGGCCGCCCGGCTGGCGCCCCCGCCCGCCCCGCGCACGGACCCGTGGCGCCGCACTTCCGGCTCGCACAGCCTGCGCCGACCCGCACAGCTGGCCGTGCTGCGCCGCCTGTGGGAGGCCCGCGAGGAGCTGGCCCGACACCGGGACGTCGCCCCCGGCCGGCTCATCCCCGACCGCTCGCTGGTGGCCGCCGCCACCGCGCAGCCCCGCACGGTCCCCGCGCTGCGGGACACCTCCGGCTTCCATGGCCGCTCCGCGTCCCGGGAGGCGCCCCGCTGGATCGCCGCGATCCGCGCCGGGCTCGAGGACGCCGCCGACGGCGCAGCCCCGCCCCTGCACGTGCGCGGCGGGGACGCCCCGCCGCCGCCGCGGGCGTGGCGCGATCGCGACCCGCTCGCCGACCGGAGGCTCAAGACCGCGAAGGCGCGCGTGGCCCGCCGCGCGGAGCAGCTCGACATGCCCACCGAGAACCTGCTCACCCCGGACACGCTGCGCCGGATCTGCTGGGAGCCGCCCACGCCGCTCACCCCCGAGTCCGTGGAGGACGCCCTCCGCGAGCGCGGGGCGCGGCCGTGGCAGGTGGAGAACGTGGCCGCGGTCCTGACCGTGGCCCTGCTGGATCCGGACCCCGTGGAGGACTGA
- a CDS encoding 3-hydroxyacyl-CoA dehydrogenase NAD-binding domain-containing protein, with protein sequence MTQRPAPLDAFGHLPGITPDEVVTHIEVTDHALPGGVGTLALLTLDNGQGPKRPATLGPASLLGLARALDAQAARAVAGEIQALAVTGTGGTFAAGADLSLIAGIEDAGDPQAGIGRDLARLGHAAYDRLDAFPARTFAFVNGTALGGGLELALAAEHRVVAAGAKGFGLPEVRLGLVPGWSGVWRMPHLIGPEAAVGVLVKNPLDNNRTLDAKAAYELGLMDAVAEGDLLEAGLAFAARILTGEGQTEEAQSEHHGRDVSDAAWERALAALEQLQAARPGRHLPARRHVEELFVGARTRTREESAEHEAEALQELIGSPEFRRTVYAFLDVVQRRAKRPAGDPGADQAREVRKVGVVGAGLMAGQLALVFAQQLGVPVVMTDMDAERVERGLAGVQGQIEKQVAKGRMSAEQGEALAGLITADTDKSVYADADVVIEAVFEELEVKRAVFRELEGIVRPDAILATNTSSLSVAAMAEVLQNPERLVGFHFFNPVAQMPLIEIVRVAETSDEAVATAFELARRLRKTGVLVNDAAAFVVNRVLLRMMGEVQNSFDEGTDAHTADHALDELALPMTPFTLLAMVGIPVAQHVSESLQAAFGAERFPVSANLQRLIDAGKTAIWAKDVRGGAESEEAAGATGEEIPAATAALLEQGDAPQTAEELLHRVEDALAEEIGLLLEEEVVAAPEDVDLCMILGAGWPLHLGGITGYLDDSGASERVNGTRFHG encoded by the coding sequence ATGACACAACGCCCCGCTCCCCTGGACGCCTTCGGCCACCTGCCCGGAATCACCCCGGACGAGGTCGTCACCCACATCGAGGTCACCGACCACGCGCTGCCCGGCGGCGTGGGCACCCTCGCCCTCCTCACCCTGGACAACGGCCAAGGCCCGAAGCGGCCGGCGACGCTGGGCCCGGCCTCGCTGCTGGGGCTCGCCCGCGCCCTGGACGCCCAGGCTGCGCGGGCCGTGGCCGGCGAGATCCAGGCCCTGGCGGTCACCGGCACGGGGGGCACCTTCGCCGCCGGCGCCGACCTCTCGCTGATCGCGGGCATCGAGGACGCCGGGGACCCGCAGGCGGGCATCGGCCGCGACCTGGCCCGGCTCGGCCACGCCGCCTACGACCGGCTCGACGCGTTCCCCGCCCGGACCTTCGCCTTCGTCAACGGGACGGCGCTCGGCGGCGGGCTCGAGCTCGCCCTCGCGGCCGAGCACCGCGTGGTGGCCGCGGGCGCCAAGGGCTTCGGACTGCCCGAGGTCCGGCTGGGCCTCGTGCCCGGCTGGTCCGGCGTGTGGCGCATGCCGCACCTGATCGGCCCCGAGGCCGCCGTCGGCGTCCTGGTGAAGAACCCGCTGGACAACAACCGGACCCTGGACGCGAAGGCCGCGTACGAGCTGGGGCTCATGGACGCGGTGGCCGAGGGCGACCTGCTGGAGGCCGGTCTGGCGTTCGCCGCGCGCATCCTCACGGGCGAGGGCCAGACCGAGGAGGCGCAGTCCGAGCACCACGGCCGCGACGTCTCCGACGCAGCGTGGGAGCGCGCGCTCGCGGCGCTCGAGCAGCTCCAGGCCGCGCGCCCGGGGCGCCACCTCCCGGCGCGCCGCCACGTCGAGGAGCTGTTCGTCGGTGCCCGCACGCGCACGCGCGAGGAGTCGGCCGAGCACGAGGCCGAGGCGCTCCAGGAGCTCATCGGCTCCCCCGAGTTCCGCCGCACCGTGTACGCGTTCCTGGACGTCGTCCAGCGCCGTGCGAAGAGGCCGGCGGGCGATCCCGGGGCGGACCAGGCCCGCGAGGTCCGCAAGGTCGGCGTGGTCGGTGCGGGCCTGATGGCCGGTCAGCTGGCCCTGGTGTTCGCGCAGCAGCTCGGGGTGCCCGTCGTGATGACGGACATGGACGCCGAGCGTGTCGAGCGCGGCCTCGCCGGCGTGCAGGGGCAGATCGAGAAGCAGGTGGCCAAGGGCCGGATGAGCGCGGAGCAGGGCGAGGCGCTCGCCGGGCTCATCACCGCGGACACGGACAAGTCCGTCTACGCGGACGCCGACGTCGTCATCGAGGCCGTGTTCGAAGAGCTCGAGGTCAAGCGCGCGGTGTTCCGCGAGCTGGAGGGCATCGTGCGCCCGGACGCGATCCTGGCGACCAACACCTCCAGCCTGTCCGTGGCCGCGATGGCCGAGGTGCTCCAGAACCCGGAGCGCCTCGTGGGCTTCCACTTCTTCAACCCGGTGGCCCAGATGCCGCTCATCGAGATCGTCCGCGTGGCCGAGACCTCGGACGAGGCCGTGGCCACCGCGTTCGAGCTGGCCCGCCGCCTCCGCAAGACCGGCGTGCTCGTCAACGACGCGGCGGCCTTCGTGGTCAACCGCGTGCTGCTGCGCATGATGGGCGAGGTGCAGAACTCCTTCGACGAGGGCACCGACGCGCACACCGCCGACCACGCCCTGGACGAGCTGGCCCTGCCGATGACCCCGTTCACGCTCCTGGCGATGGTGGGCATCCCCGTGGCGCAGCACGTCTCCGAATCGCTGCAGGCCGCCTTCGGGGCCGAGCGCTTCCCGGTGTCCGCGAACCTCCAGCGCCTCATCGACGCCGGCAAGACCGCGATCTGGGCCAAGGACGTGCGCGGCGGCGCCGAGAGCGAGGAGGCCGCCGGCGCGACGGGCGAGGAGATCCCGGCCGCGACCGCCGCGCTGCTCGAGCAGGGCGACGCC